The DNA sequence CGTGGCCTAAGACGTCTCGCTGGGATCTCCTAGAGATTCTGCTCGATCTGTCTGGCAACTGGAACGTGCATCTGTGGTTCCACGTGAGCTTCGAACTGGCTCCTCTTCGCGGAGGGACCGGGGAGCCCGTGCTAAAGATTGGCCACAGCGCTGCCTTTCATGCCTGGATTGCCACCACGCGGGCGTTCGCCGGTCAGCCAGCGAAGACGGCAGCGTCGTTCCGGTACCGGCGCTACGTGCGAGCCATGTTACGGCTATTCGATGCTTCCGAAGCGGTCGAAGACGATGTCATCGCCAAAATAGAGGCAATGGACCGGCTGACACTTCAGGTGCTGGGCCCCGCGATGGCCGAGCCGGACTCGAGGATTCTGCGCATGTCAATCCGCAACCTCACAGACACGGCGACTCCGGGCATTGCTGCTGGACGGCTGCTGCTCCTGTTGAACGAGTACTTCATCTGGGCACGCCGCTTTTCGGCGCGGGACATCGTGCAAGTGGAAAACGCCGGCCTGCTTCGGTCCGTCGTCTACCTACTGGGACTCGACTCCGATACGCGTGAGGCGCTCACGCTGAGCCTAGGCCTTCGCGTTGCCCACGAGTTGGGCTGGATGGCTAGCCGGGAGATCGCGGATGCCACGCTGGAGCTTGGTGGCTTGCCTCCGTCGGCGCATCGGCGACGCTGCCTGATTCAGGTCGAAAGCGCGGTGGGCATCGGGTGGCTCAGTTTGTTCCCGAAGCACCGAGGCGCCGAGGATGTCGTTCGGGACGTGCGGGACGTTCTCGATGACGCGGTGGTGCGCCACAAGGAGGCCTTGCTCCAGCTTTGGGCCCCGGGCGCCATTGTGCCGTGGAACAACCAGAGCTTCCTGGCAAGCGTTCTGCCAGAACCGTCGCGCGGAGCTCGCTTCTTCGTCGACTGGTTGAACCTGATGAACGGGCGCTGGCGCCTGCTGGAGCAAGACGTCACGAATGTTCTCAAGCCGGGTTCCTTTCTTCGCCACCGATGGAGCTTTCACGGCGCGCTCACCGTCGCCGAAAACTACTTTGTGTTCCCGCTGTTCCATTCAGACTTTCCGGCGGCCGTTAACTACGGCGGCGCCGGACGCCTGCTCGCTGACGAAGTGCTCAGGGGCCTGTACCACGATCGTCTCGTCAACGTGAACACCCTTCCCAAGCAAGATATACGCAATGATAACATCCGGCACACCAGCGACACTTCCACTGCGCCACAGGAGTGGATGCCAAACTACGTGGACTTGAAGGCTCTCCTGGCCAGCCTGGCTGCCTACAGGCTTGGCATTGCTCGAAACACAAGCAGTGCGTACGCCAAAGAGTCGAGCCTCGCGCAAGACAGGCTCTTTTTCGTGGCTTCTTGCTACGCTCTGTGCTCCAGCGGCAACCACGTGGACGCGCTGTACGGAGATGCAAGCAAACGCTGCAACGTGCCCGTCAATGCGCTGCCCGAGTTTGCGGCAGCGTTTCAGTGCTGAAAACACAAGGTCTGCGATAGGCTTCGCATGAGCATTACTTCTTCCCTTTGCTCCACGCATGACATGcgtttccccgcaggccggctgaggccggtgaacaatagaaggcagcatccacgtgaccctgcgttcccggatgttggttccctaagttGGTTTCCAATTGTCCCTATGGGGCCACTGACTacctagtgtgtcacgtgattggggaggtttcttccctgtattTAACCCTAGTGCGTGCAATGCCGCAAAACCACGTGCATCCAAATGCCGCCtctccgcttcggaatggcgcacgtatgtgatcgagctgccatcggCGATGACGATCGTCGCTGCGAATTTTGCAGCAAACTACTCATACAGGggaagaacatgctgcaacacatcaggaacgttcacagaatggccgtgggtgtcaagaaattgatgaaatACGACGTATGTGGGACTTCCCTGCTtacaatggagaagtattcggtgcaccagatcactgcgcacaacttcgaggctgactacgtgcacctgtgttccggaacaataagggtgaggaacagttttattaagtttattctcagtcatcgtgagcaaatgacgtttaaacgcaatattatatgtcggacttttttaaatttcttgtgcgcagtgtgcctccaaaagcagctagttgtttataccttgcgggcctttgttttttctttctgcatctgTTTCGCGAAGAGCAGCTTTTGCGCAGGTGCCCAATTTATTTCGTTGGGGTATGTTGAACTTTGtatcctcgttaaatataatttgtttgttttgtatggtcatgtgtgcgcgctcccagcgatgcgctacatgacgtacgtttggcatggtctgctttcctgcacagcaagtggagtgaaatttgacgtttgtacatctttttttcttttttttaagcgacaggagtaagctgttctgcgttctgacgttgctctgtgccacatgcgtgcgtggcctagtcttcgcctcaatcacgttgcaatgcggcagagacgcagaaccgggaccatacttgaatttgcggatgtcgccggctggtttcccagcgtattgttggcaaactctttattagtacatttcatagaatagagcgaaatgtgacgctcgcgcacccccccccccccttctttttttttttttttcttgaacgagAGGAGGGATTTGCTCTGCGTTCTGACGTACGTTGCTCTGCGCTACTTGCGTGTGTGGTGCagtcttcgcctcagtgcagGCCGCAATAGGTCCGAATGCAGACGACGTATGTCCAGGACCACACTTGcaattgcggctgtcagcggcttgctctcccggcgtactttgggaaaattctttagtagtaccacagtccttcaattgaaggactctggttgtagatttcataaaatagagccaaatttgacgcacgcgcaatcgttttttctttaagaagagtgtgttaggaggctacttggtaagacatctttttgtgaacttaaactgcgcttggCAAAAGACACCAATGTCGAAGAAGACgggacgaacgcagactagcaactggtttattgaaatcacacataatgctgcctcctcgaaccaggcgcatgcccaagccagatcataaccgcgtgacgatggaacactccctcgccaagcccctatctacagtaaaaaaaatcaagctcttcttgaaaagaaggagcttttcaagaagaaactgagaGAAGGGATTCACACTGCTCTGGGACGTAGCTTGCACCACGTGCTCTCAGTTCGTCTTTGTCTTATCGTAACAGCATTGCTGTGAATGTAGTTAAGGAAGGAGTGAGcatagatcatgcttaagtttcatatttgtttcttattaaaacaaaactaatatgatacattttttgaagttatggcgcattgcatatttgaaattcaattttaacagaaatttgagcaatatcaagggtgacctcatgacacagtcgagttgaaggtgagggagtaaaataaatgctacatTACCCGTGTACAAAGCcttcaaagtgattatttttgtttgcatctctctccacaaagtacttgtcaccatctaatgctattttgtgcttttattacagaatttcatgaatggaaagcagaagaagagggtagcaaaaactgctggttcattttgcccagggactccaaaaagctggccagtggagagacaaggatccactattactgtaatagatcaggcgaggcaaggaaaaaggaaggtcatagtgaccgtcgggagaaaagtcaggggagctgtaggtctggtaagatatgtctttcatttattaccgtcacaatggacaacactcagagtccgacacctgaaggcaccaccataaaagtcgggtatcaaagaaaccattatggtcataaaccagaaattcagcacttgagaatgagtgacaaggaaaaggccAGTGTAGCAGATAACCTAGAAAGGGGTGTGCCCATAAAAACCATACTAAAGCGAAtaagaacatctgtggcatccaagctgaggccagtgcacttggcagagtgctcaaccctgcataacatcaaacagcagtttaacattgctgctcctgaacgttgtcacactaatgacgctgtcagtgtagacacgtgggtgcttgtaatgaaagaaaaaggtgaaacacttgtccgcctgtacaaggcacaaggtgcagtggacccaagtggtacattttcttcagcagactttgctcttgttctgatgacagagcctcagaaggagctactagaaaaattgggccctgcagggactctgtgtcttgactccacacatgGAACTACAGAGTACCAGTTTGAGCTGACCACTCTTCTGGTGCTAGATAAAAAAGGATCAGGTGTAgctatagcttatttcatctgcaaccagatgaacgagcaaactttgacagcattcttcaaatctctggagtcggccatggcccaaaaagtggccgctaagacattgatatctgatgatgcctcgcaattctacaaagcatggtccagggtcataggtgccgcaaaacagaaacttctctgtgcctggcatgtggataacaactggcgtaagaagacactcgagtgtgtagagaaacagctaaggccacatgtttaccatagtgtgtggctactcttagagttcctcgcggaaaaggcatttgaagattattttaagcaattcctttctagtgaggaagaaaaactgagggacttcctcaagtacttcaaagaccactatgcagttaggccgcaagagtgggcctatcgctttaggactagagcagctgtcaacactaacatgcaccttgagagcaagcacaggacgttaaagcatactatgctggagagaaaacagaataagcatggtgacaaactaatttctgccctcatggacttgacaaatcattttttaatgaaaagggctagccagatgatgaaaggggcaaagggtaaggagctgagaacaattcagaagaaccacaggtctggcagtgaaatggcagcttgtgccaaaataaatgaatatggcatatggactgtgccatttcagtctattaaagggctctcatataaagtgtcaaaagtgaaagatggtgcttgctgtcctttgaggtgcaaggaatgcgcagtgtgtgtgcaagcacagtcactgtgtggtcatcgctaatccaactagcagcaacaaggcccatgagagctcacccaaagaagcatgtgaggcaagtcgggcattgcacattgtacagagtataacaaagctggaagcagccaaagcagtgtcaagctcaacactcttaagagcaaaaatggactcagtcagacaggcaatatcagatggtgaagtctctgagggtgtggctgagaaggcaaacaatttgtttgagccagttttcatgcttgtggaaagtgaaagtgacccaaaaagaaagatgccagaccattcaaatgaaccagccaacaaaaaagttgtgcacctgttaagatttcactctacaaaaacccctagattgtcgcagccatcatctagcctttcaaggcccactgaagctcgaaaggaagtccttaaataacagcttagggacagcaacatagaaactgaagagataaccacgtcagcagggcacgattactggtaacaagcctccagtgcagttaggaagagagaagtggtgcagtagtgctgtgctgtcatgccttatagaagcaggttgagggctcgcatataaacaaatcatgacatgtggtctctgatgattagcccgtctgtttttgtctgtggtgtgcagccatatgtcacagctggatggtatgtgtgttagagcacgagagaTGCCTCCATGCTTGTATGAGCTGCTGCtaagtgttctgtgaaaataggtacagacccagtggttatctctggtatgtggcagctgttggatAGTAGTGTGTTCGAGCACGCCTCCATGCTTGTCATATGAGCCGCTGGTAAGTATGTCTGTACATAGATGTAAGGAAGCGCATTGGACGGTgtgtagtgtttcagtgtgcaaaagcctccaatgtgttttgctacttataaatttgtgtaaacactcagtagtgcagtagtcatgatgttgcactgctgagctcaagcctgcgggttcaatcccagcaaaggtggctgcacttcagtggtggtgaaatgaaaaaaaaaaaaaagcatgtagttgaattcaagtgcacatcacagaacccaaggtggtcaaaataatactgagtcccgcactgtggcatgcctcataattctaTCTAGATGTTGTGTTCCATGTGATGTTCTTTATTCCCATTTGAATgaacttttatttttcagattaccaaaatagagggtatatgcagtggtgttgtgtgcagtctggataagttgctctggtcatgagcactcaatgaaaacttctgcatatttggctgcagcagacagtgtcataatgatagtaaagactatgcagaaagctttaggccactctacatatcagatcagttttatattgcatcctttatggtgcttatggtggcagaataataattggcaatgcttccttacacatttaatatttttctttttttcttttggaagagcaaccttggaagaataatctccaacaatgctcctaccttctctttcactgtctccccatttcttttctacacttcaacttcattctacgcactatcttattctcctcttTATCCTACATTGATGGTGTGGGAAAGTGAGCTAAGCgtgcataaagattgctgtgcagaacttaattgcagcactgacgaagacaaatctttgtcaaaaggttcattacagctacattccccctccaaacactgtttatcacttcaagccttcatattcctgtgagcttttgtcttgtttaacagttgtaacagtcatactatttattactatcaatagcGAGCATACATTTTgcactgcaaagtgctgtttagaagacgtgcgagtttctacttcccttatgataaatactccagacattcagtctctaatttatgaaaatctttcaaacattgccagtgatgaccaccatatgggttaatgtcggcatgggactgaggctttcccgcaaaaagaacggttatgttttgctcatatcatgtgactgacagtttctgctataatttttgcacttgtcaactgcactgtgaagagttcgtttctgtgaatatgtgctggcctgattcttcttaatcacgcatttcagatcttgtgctgtgagatgaggaggtgtaaaataaaaacaccatgtagatttcacaatgcctttaagaaaccacgcaaagcttggagatgaagcattacatgcaacttgaaccaagtgtctggacacagcaagtgaaagttgttttgtcatgagtGAGGCTGTTGGCGTTACTTGTAactgcctttaaataaaagtttgtttcaaaacagtggctcaactctgtgttcccccggtaaaaaacaaaaccattgggatttgcaattctctttttaaacataattgaccaatatgaataaaaaaaaactttatgaatcaagatataagcttgccataccatgaaaacacttgaaactccttttgagaagtttactcatacgcgaacacattatagcaattattttcaatcgtgtacccacaatttgcctcgtcaccatgtcaagtttcaaggcagatttttttttagactccaggaagccgtatgcttaattctatccattgtttactgcattgcatttgattttctataacaaataaaatgaattctccattgattgcaccgacgctcacgttataattatatgctattattattgactagtcttttatatatattcttggagggtgggggctgcactggtggcgttctacgaatttgcgccgcgtgtttgtgcgggtaaacttaagcgcagaattttttttttttgcgcgttatgaaaacaatgcactgcaggtattttaattaatgcaacgagctgtatgaaatatcagtcaaggggttggaaacatcgctatagagaatcccgactattttcttttgcgtgtgtgtatttggagttgatgcacagttttctttatttacttattttggctacattgcgccaattgcgcttccatagaataaagaaacgcgcttccgcgcgcttgccgactcgatcgcaaggggacagcctgatcaacatcaatatcagcagcaatggcggatttgcgcttgccgtggcgcttgcgaagttttcaatagttttcgccttataagtgattcttttgctattttaacgtgtggaggttcattgtacgtttgttttttcaagtttggcatgtgttttaacacatgtgaaggtgtagtcttttcttcttcagcggatatatgtacaagaccccgttcaccgtctatcaggtaagatgtgtacgtatgctacacgcaagcgtagtgcttcattaagccacagtgcactacaaagttaagcatgaacggtacacaaaattcacaagttctaagtattgccaagaacaaccattgattggcgaagttctcacaggtgttgcagaagttgttgggcgcggcagtgctgaacgtagcgttagcggcttaaatcgtgtttttttactagtaacaacgtgtcactatttcatattattggcggcgtctccaggacaccaaatcggtaacggggacaccagagctagaacccggactggtccatgggttggggctcgccgaggcctgcgcgtgctagtagtatatctatgatgcccgtaggctgtgtgtaagtcgtacttcccgaattttctgacgcattttaagatcagctgtccgctttcgcggacaagaaagcaggagtcagggtggtccgtgggttggggcaacataacctgcttccagtttggcaccgccctgcttccagtctaatgctctcctgaggcctctgtttgccggttacatgtgccctcctggagcagtacttgtaaatgaatccgatctatcgtcgcaacgaaaaaagcgccccgcgacttctacaacaccagtcagaaccttgcccattggtttacctatgtgtggccgcaaatacctgaaactcaatgccagttcaacatatttgttggcaagggtgtcaggtcgttgctttgtgtggaatcggccttttctcaattcttaagaatttaactggaatgcacctgaccagtgctgctctgtggtgcttgccaccaatcccttggacagggaagacatgagtatccctgtgcatacactttatacgcagtagtgtgaccgcttcctttgggaaactaccacgttagcgatattgtgagcgcaatgtggctttccttcatcttcctcatccgtacgtagtgtgtcgcttcttcctcgccatagctctagctcggcacgaataaagcggttccttagaagtgctggggttctgcataccaagggcgtataaggtaacagtgcttgtgcctttaatatgtcgcattcgatcattttgagacgtggtgttgttcatgcgttagcacaattccaggacatccacaatgtaagaggtacatgattctctaattgtatactctctccaggcctttctcacaacctcagcacaagtagtgggagcataaaaaaactgacaaagctggtgcatgaatgttgcccagtcagaaagatctggctcttggatcaaagccaattttttttttacattgtagagcCAGACGGGCATGCTTTGAAGTTTCTAAGAACTGTCCCACCATTGCTGACTCTGTTGTACATTTATCAAACCACTTGATTCTCACCAAGCTCAAGCTATGGTGACGAAGACGCGCCACATGCTTTACAGTCACATATTGCACTCGCAATAcatctgttatgccagtttgccgaaatgagcatgcacagtagtgacgaattcactatgcgtgcacagggatttgcctttcctgtcctatgggctgttggcaagcatcacaatgctacactcgtcaggtacacctcagctttcagtatgtttacattcggttgcatgaacatggagggagtgcgttcgctgtaatcagtaccacacattttgctaatgtaggcttgagtggctttcccatgtctccactaaatagtcggaatacttccatgtatgatagaatgatgagcatttaacctccagacatgcagcagtctttataccactgcaaggcagaagcggccttctcaccatgttcacgctcaaataaatcccatgattaaggcattttatgggcctcccaaaccgcctgcaccacctgaatgatgtgacttgttgttgcacctggctgttcatttcatttggcatcctctgttcgcacatattcgtttccaataattcaagaaaattgcagggcgggttcgcaatcttttctgttttccttattttttttatggccttgtaaaactgagaaacgataatgaaaaaaagaaacaaaggctgccttcctgttcaccagtgaaagcattgttgcttagaaagaggcgcagaaaaagatgtatatgcatgtcggacagcctgcacaaggttttatctttgtctcttcaaacattgcgtacctgcgtcagtggactcgctgttctgtagcattatccctggcagcggaagcactgtcccagagctctaaagagtcatcggaagcacagtgctaaaccttcatccttgaaatgtgaagaacgtcactggacaggacgagagatgacaaggtgagactgattggggcaatgttgtggtgatgggtgccacctggttgagcgcacagtatggtcccctgtcctgagaaaagcttttctgggagctctacacagtggaaagggaagtacaagcgcaccaggggagaaatgaaagtcgcattgtgaagcatggtactgtcatttctggttgcttcatgacccagtaatgatagtcgcagcacaatattttcaatttattccggcaactcacgatatgcaagtgaatgctgcttactctgatcatgtggctgcgtttcagtgcttggatatttaaggccacgttgcaaaatgcacaagagatttataatcgacttcgtatacacagaaaatacaagaacagttctaatagcactgaaaagacagagcattcatggcgtcgttcaagctcagtgtccgtgagcgtgcacaagaactagtctaactgatgttatgactggcctgtgtggtcaacgatttgtgtcgcgccaccaaagcaacagcgaaaggctggaccctttagatacgccgagccgcctgcaaccgttggaaaacgcctaggaggccCCAATAGCAATAAGACGTTATCATTTGTGCAGGCATTTTCGCCTTCTTACCCACGGCTTGCACAACACCCTGATGTCTGCTTAGTCTCCACAGTGTTGTCTCCCTTCAGCAAGTGGGACGATTAAGCTTCGTGTGTGCATTCGTTATTTCTCTTTGTcctcggcagggaagatgccagcgttgtgtgcgtgtgtgtgcgtgtatgcgcatgtcagtgcctttccttctactgagccag is a window from the Dermacentor albipictus isolate Rhodes 1998 colony chromosome 6, USDA_Dalb.pri_finalv2, whole genome shotgun sequence genome containing:
- the LOC139061165 gene encoding endothelin-converting enzyme-like 1 is translated as MGDAGATTFDSGSSSSSSSDSERNALGGSRLITGPTRRPGFQRLGLHELLQVRQMQAEARQAADAAAHGDGADTALDSSATSACALPDPAPAAQEHAGPNVVVIRANWRMNPRHVIILEAVAVISSIAFLLYLGSMLWIRVKDQGLLRASPRTSHAEDADLPLFSGCHETACHKYMATIELSINRSQDPCRNFYRFVCDGWTRQHHLLSVVDAAEDAMYGRALKAIEWSTEHGGSQYFAAPSALSVEKKVAGLAKSCMELSQSSLPDLKRFMAARHLPWPKTSRWDLLEILLDLSGNWNVHLWFHVSFELAPLRGGTGEPVLKIGHSAAFHAWIATTRAFAGQPAKTAASFRYRRYVRAMLRLFDASEAVEDDVIAKIEAMDRLTLQVLGPAMAEPDSRILRMSIRNLTDTATPGIAAGRLLLLLNEYFIWARRFSARDIVQVENAGLLRSVVYLLGLDSDTREALTLSLGLRVAHELGWMASREIADATLELGGLPPSAHRRRCLIQVESAVGIGWLSLFPKHRGAEDVVRDVRDVLDDAVVRHKEALLQLWAPGAIVPWNNQSFLASVLPEPSRGARFFVDWLNLMNGRWRLLEQDVTNVLKPGSFLRHRWSFHGALTVAENYFVFPLFHSDFPAAVNYGGAGRLLADEVLRGLYHDRLVNVNTLPKQDIRNDNIRHTSDTSTAPQEWMPNYVDLKALLASLAAYRLGIARNTSSAYAKESSLAQDRLFFVASCYALCSSGNHVDALYGDASKRCNVPVNALPEFAAAFQC
- the LOC139061160 gene encoding uncharacterized protein, whose translation is MDNTQSPTPEGTTIKVGYQRNHYGHKPEIQHLRMSDKEKASVADNLERGVPIKTILKRIRTSVASKLRPVHLAECSTLHNIKQQFNIAAPERCHTNDAVSVDTWVLVMKEKGETLVRLYKAQGAVDPSGTFSSADFALVLMTEPQKELLEKLGPAGTLCLDSTHGTTEYQFELTTLLVLDKKGSGVAIAYFICNQMNEQTLTAFFKSLESAMAQKVAAKTLISDDASQFYKAWSRVIGAAKQKLLCAWHVDNNWRKKTLECVEKQLRPHVYHSVWLLLEFLAEKAFEDYFKQFLSSEEEKLRDFLKYFKDHYAVRPQEWAYRFRTRAAVNTNMHLESKHRTLKHTMLERKQNKHGDKLISALMDLTNHFLMKRASQMMKGAKGKELRTIQKNHRSGSEMAACAKINEYGIWTVPFQSIKGLSYKVSKVKDGACCPLRCKECAVCVQAQSLCGHR